One window from the genome of Lysobacter helvus encodes:
- a CDS encoding RHS repeat-associated core domain-containing protein: MNARSSLALALGAAIASLSIANAQATVTYQSALEYDELGRVIRVLAADGSVKFRYAYDAVGNRTASTDALGRTTTFAYDALGRMVASIDPLGGRAMFTYDAADRITQIVDPRGIPTRYHYDGMGRLVREESQDRGHTTYTYDQAGQLLHKTLADGTTLTHEYDTLGRLTRQGSGDEWRTHVYDACANGKGRWCESLTAATQTRVDYTQAGQIELKRERIGEDENQTAFAWDHAGRLAGIAYPSGTFVGYRYAAGKLESVYATVAGETVPVIGNITSSPFGGATGWDYGNGLQRTIHLDLDGRVAGLGVADASGARQSLTYQRNAADEITRITNGVDGALTLTNGFDATSRLTSSHAPARQSDFTLDLNGNRTAYREGDDVFAIQVDPNSNRVLGASGAKQSSLEYDANGNLVRLNRIGDADTRFVYDGFQRLLQVSRMGAAGSVETNYLTNAIDQRVQKGEFNGATRFTYMGQNQLLAERTPSGWKDYIRVGESLVGMVNGQTDLYFAHDDQLGRPEVLTDAGRNVRWRAANHAFNREVKVDAVGGMSLGFPGQYWDEESRTWFNGFRYYLSEVEHGGRYTQPDPIGLGGGMNPYTYVGSNPTDRVDVLGLRATCRCSDTGAEININFDFDGPGATPEVIASWRSSIEQAWSAPGFKVTTSIGGWWSTDITFMSGRGRSFMQGNRGTWFAEEDPWTAAHESGHIMRLDDRYVEVERGITVPQEGWQGTIMAEHLGTVTATDRQAVMDALGCNCPCGDQQ, from the coding sequence ATGAACGCGCGCTCCTCTCTCGCACTCGCGCTGGGTGCAGCGATCGCCAGCCTGTCGATCGCAAACGCCCAGGCAACTGTCACCTACCAGTCCGCCCTCGAATACGACGAGCTCGGCCGCGTGATCCGCGTGCTGGCGGCGGATGGCAGCGTCAAGTTCCGATACGCGTACGACGCGGTGGGCAACCGCACGGCGTCCACCGACGCGTTGGGGAGGACGACCACGTTCGCCTACGACGCGCTCGGCCGGATGGTGGCGTCCATCGACCCGCTGGGCGGGCGCGCAATGTTCACCTATGACGCCGCGGACCGCATCACACAGATCGTCGACCCGCGCGGCATTCCAACGCGCTACCACTACGACGGCATGGGCCGCCTGGTCCGCGAGGAAAGCCAGGATCGCGGGCACACCACCTACACGTACGACCAGGCCGGCCAGCTGCTGCACAAGACGTTGGCGGATGGAACCACGCTGACGCACGAATACGACACGCTGGGGCGGCTCACGCGACAAGGCAGCGGCGATGAATGGCGGACGCACGTCTACGACGCGTGCGCCAACGGCAAGGGGCGTTGGTGCGAATCCCTGACCGCAGCCACGCAGACCCGCGTGGACTACACGCAGGCCGGACAGATCGAACTGAAGCGCGAACGTATCGGGGAGGACGAAAACCAGACCGCGTTCGCGTGGGATCACGCCGGGCGGCTTGCGGGAATCGCGTACCCCAGCGGCACGTTCGTCGGGTACCGCTACGCGGCCGGCAAGCTGGAGAGCGTGTACGCGACGGTCGCCGGGGAAACGGTACCCGTGATCGGGAACATCACGTCATCGCCCTTCGGCGGCGCAACGGGGTGGGACTACGGCAACGGACTGCAGCGCACGATCCACCTCGATCTCGACGGACGCGTAGCCGGCCTGGGTGTCGCCGATGCCTCCGGCGCGCGGCAGAGCCTGACCTACCAGCGCAATGCCGCGGATGAGATCACGCGAATCACGAATGGGGTGGATGGCGCGCTGACGTTGACGAATGGGTTCGATGCGACTTCGCGACTCACGTCGTCGCATGCCCCGGCGCGGCAGTCCGATTTCACGTTGGACCTCAATGGCAATCGCACCGCGTATCGCGAAGGCGACGACGTGTTTGCGATCCAGGTGGATCCGAACAGCAACCGTGTGCTTGGGGCGAGTGGCGCGAAGCAGTCGTCGTTGGAGTACGACGCGAACGGGAATCTCGTCCGCCTGAATCGAATTGGGGATGCAGATACACGGTTTGTTTACGACGGCTTTCAACGTCTTTTGCAAGTTTCGCGCATGGGCGCCGCCGGAAGCGTAGAAACTAACTATCTGACCAACGCGATCGACCAGCGTGTTCAAAAGGGCGAATTCAACGGCGCAACCCGCTTCACGTACATGGGGCAAAACCAGCTTCTCGCCGAGCGGACGCCTTCAGGATGGAAGGATTACATCCGTGTCGGCGAATCCTTGGTCGGCATGGTCAATGGGCAAACGGACTTGTACTTCGCGCACGACGACCAATTGGGTAGGCCAGAGGTATTAACCGACGCCGGGCGAAACGTGCGCTGGCGCGCAGCAAACCATGCGTTCAATCGCGAGGTTAAGGTGGACGCCGTTGGAGGAATGAGCCTCGGTTTTCCGGGCCAGTACTGGGACGAGGAATCCCGCACATGGTTCAACGGGTTTAGATACTACCTTTCGGAAGTTGAGCATGGTGGGCGTTACACCCAGCCTGACCCAATTGGCCTGGGTGGCGGCATGAATCCCTACACTTATGTCGGAAGCAATCCTACGGATCGTGTCGATGTACTGGGCTTGCGCGCGACATGCCGGTGTTCGGATACCGGTGCAGAGATCAACATCAATTTTGATTTCGACGGACCCGGAGCCACACCCGAAGTAATCGCGTCATGGAGGTCGTCCATCGAGCAAGCATGGTCGGCACCGGGATTTAAGGTAACGACAAGCATCGGGGGATGGTGGTCTACCGATATCACCTTCATGTCTGGCCGAGGCCGCTCATTCATGCAAGGCAACCGAGGCACTTGGTTCGCAGAAGAAGACCCCTGGACCGCCGCGCATGAGTCAGGGCACATCATGAGACTGGACGATCGATATGTTGAGGTCGAGCGCGGTATCACGGTCCCGCAGGAAGGCTGGCAGGGGACCATCATGGCGGAGCACTTAGGGACGGTGACCGCAACGGATCGACAAGCAGTCATGGACGCTTTGGGCTGCAATTGCCCATGCGGGGATCAGCAATGA
- a CDS encoding rhomboid family intramembrane serine protease, whose translation MHLPTQALPDDPLAQRVRDRRRVRRAFFGSAAAVALLTVVYLLQGAFDASAWAVAPHSLAGLRGVLGAPLLHGSWDHLVSNAFALLLLGTLAGSVYPKATVRAIPIAWITSGLGAWWLGDVGTHHLGASGVVQGLAYLVVALGLLRRDRASMAAAMIALTFSGGMLVAVLPHDPGVSWQSHLGGAIGGVVSAVLFRHVDPPAPRQRYSWEFEEEPPEQ comes from the coding sequence ATGCACCTGCCGACCCAAGCCCTCCCCGACGATCCCCTGGCCCAGCGCGTGCGCGATCGGCGGCGGGTCAGGCGGGCGTTTTTCGGCAGCGCGGCGGCGGTGGCATTGCTGACGGTGGTGTACCTGCTGCAGGGCGCGTTCGATGCGAGTGCGTGGGCCGTGGCACCGCATTCGCTGGCCGGACTGCGCGGCGTGCTGGGCGCGCCGCTGCTGCACGGCTCGTGGGATCACCTGGTGTCGAATGCGTTCGCGCTGCTGCTGCTCGGCACGCTGGCCGGCAGCGTGTATCCGAAGGCGACGGTGCGCGCGATCCCGATCGCGTGGATCACGAGCGGGTTGGGCGCGTGGTGGCTGGGTGACGTCGGCACGCATCACCTCGGTGCGAGCGGTGTGGTGCAGGGCTTGGCGTACCTCGTCGTGGCGCTGGGCTTGTTGCGACGGGATCGTGCATCGATGGCGGCGGCGATGATCGCGCTGACGTTTTCAGGTGGGATGCTGGTGGCGGTGTTGCCGCATGATCCCGGCGTGTCGTGGCAGTCGCATCTCGGAGGCGCGATCGGCGGTGTGGTTTCGGCGGTGTTGTTCCGGCACGTGGATCCGCCGGCGCCGCGGCAGCGGTATAGCTGGGAATTTGAAGAAGAACCGCCGGAGCAATGA
- a CDS encoding class I SAM-dependent rRNA methyltransferase — MDAPAPTVVRLRNAWRSSHPWIFQKLVEKPAVRPKPGSIVDVVGVDDEWIGRGFYNGHSRIAVRILETDRSVAVDQAWFSRKIAAAVGLRRELLKLDAVSDAWRVVHSEGDGLSGLVVDRYADLLVVQFFSAGMFRHREWIYEALREQFPGCRFHSFADEHVQKQESFDYRGSEPAAPAIITEHGIRFRADPAGAHKTGFFADQRENREWLSHLCAGQRVLDLCCNTGGFAVYAAARGASEVIGIDIDNDVLDIAKGNAKLNDVRPRFVQADIFPWLRDASNNGERFDVVILDPAKMTRDPDQVIPALKKYLDMNKLAMSVVKPGGLFATFSCTGLVSEEQFLDMLRRAAFYANRTVQVLKVSGAGADHPFLAQAQESRYLKAVFCRVLD, encoded by the coding sequence ATGGACGCCCCCGCCCCCACCGTCGTCCGCCTGCGCAATGCATGGCGGTCCTCCCACCCGTGGATCTTCCAGAAGCTGGTCGAGAAGCCCGCCGTGCGGCCCAAGCCCGGCAGCATCGTCGACGTGGTCGGCGTGGACGACGAATGGATCGGCCGCGGTTTCTACAACGGCCACTCGCGCATCGCGGTGCGCATCCTGGAAACCGACCGATCGGTCGCCGTCGACCAGGCCTGGTTTTCGCGCAAGATCGCCGCGGCCGTGGGCCTGCGCCGCGAACTGCTGAAGCTCGACGCCGTCAGCGACGCCTGGCGCGTCGTGCACTCGGAGGGCGACGGCCTCAGCGGCCTCGTCGTGGACCGTTACGCAGACCTGCTGGTCGTCCAGTTCTTCAGCGCCGGCATGTTCCGCCACCGCGAATGGATCTACGAGGCGCTGCGCGAACAGTTCCCGGGCTGCCGCTTCCATTCCTTCGCCGACGAACACGTGCAGAAGCAGGAAAGCTTCGACTACCGCGGCAGCGAGCCCGCCGCGCCCGCGATCATCACCGAACACGGCATCCGCTTCCGCGCCGACCCCGCGGGCGCGCACAAGACCGGGTTCTTCGCCGACCAGCGCGAGAACCGCGAGTGGCTGTCGCACCTGTGCGCCGGCCAGCGCGTGCTGGACTTGTGCTGCAACACCGGCGGTTTCGCGGTGTACGCGGCCGCGCGCGGTGCGTCGGAAGTGATCGGCATCGACATCGACAACGACGTCCTCGACATCGCCAAGGGCAACGCGAAGCTCAACGACGTGCGCCCGCGCTTCGTGCAGGCCGACATCTTTCCGTGGCTGCGCGATGCCTCGAACAACGGCGAACGCTTCGACGTGGTGATCCTGGACCCGGCCAAGATGACGCGCGACCCCGACCAGGTGATCCCCGCGCTCAAGAAGTACCTCGACATGAACAAGCTGGCCATGAGCGTGGTGAAGCCGGGCGGCCTGTTCGCCACGTTCTCGTGCACGGGCCTGGTGAGCGAAGAGCAATTCCTCGACATGCTCCGGCGCGCGGCGTTCTACGCCAACCGCACGGTGCAGGTGCTGAAGGTCTCCGGCGCGGGCGCCGACCATCCGTTCCTGGCGCAGGCCCAGGAATCGCGTTACCTCAAGGCGGTGTTCTGTCGCGTCCTCGATTGA
- a CDS encoding DNA recombination protein RmuC codes for MTATLILACVLALVAGIAAGVWLRRPKGDAMDVAVRAATLEGELQARIGERDALQKELALLRERAHDDATALARARAEAEQANRARAETEAFVRNAQEHLSAKFTELATKAFDERGKKFEHDVRLATGQSKSDIELMLKPFADQLGTFRQRIDTVYGEEAKERSALLGAVQELKTLNQDMASQASALTRALKGNAKVRGDWGELMLENVLRSSGLEDGVHFDRQQTSTDEEGRRLRPDVIVRLPDDRRIVVDSKVNLVAWEEAMNAETPEAQQEAMRRHAVALRMHVRDLAERNYPKSVGESALDVTIAFVPIEGALAGALGFDTTLQADAFAKGVAFASPNTLMAVLRVVDRVWTRDKLQKQALEISKTGGLLLDSVINFLTDFASVGASLDGAAKAYKSARDRLEDSAQAVIPRARRLVELGVKSRKKLPEALVPDELEFDESPDA; via the coding sequence ATGACCGCAACCCTGATCCTGGCCTGCGTCCTGGCGCTGGTGGCCGGCATCGCCGCGGGTGTGTGGCTGCGCCGGCCGAAGGGCGACGCGATGGACGTCGCGGTCCGCGCCGCCACGCTGGAAGGCGAACTGCAGGCGCGCATCGGCGAACGCGATGCGCTGCAGAAGGAACTCGCGCTCCTGCGCGAACGCGCGCACGACGACGCCACCGCCCTGGCCCGCGCCCGCGCCGAGGCTGAACAGGCCAACCGCGCGCGCGCCGAAACCGAAGCCTTCGTGCGCAACGCGCAGGAACACCTCTCCGCCAAGTTCACCGAACTGGCCACCAAGGCCTTCGACGAACGCGGCAAGAAGTTCGAACACGACGTGCGCCTGGCCACCGGCCAGTCGAAGTCCGACATCGAATTGATGCTCAAGCCCTTCGCCGACCAGCTCGGCACCTTCCGCCAGCGCATCGACACGGTGTACGGCGAGGAAGCGAAGGAGCGTTCGGCGCTGCTGGGCGCGGTGCAGGAACTCAAGACGCTCAACCAGGACATGGCCTCGCAGGCCTCGGCGCTCACGCGCGCGCTGAAGGGCAACGCGAAGGTCCGCGGCGACTGGGGCGAGCTGATGCTCGAGAACGTGCTGCGCAGCTCGGGCCTGGAAGACGGCGTGCATTTCGATCGCCAGCAGACCAGCACCGACGAGGAAGGCCGCCGCCTGCGCCCCGACGTGATCGTGCGCCTGCCGGACGACCGCCGCATCGTGGTCGACAGCAAGGTCAACCTGGTGGCGTGGGAGGAGGCGATGAACGCCGAGACCCCGGAAGCGCAGCAGGAGGCGATGCGTCGCCACGCCGTGGCGCTGCGCATGCACGTCCGCGACCTGGCCGAGCGCAACTATCCCAAGTCCGTCGGCGAATCCGCGCTCGACGTCACCATCGCGTTCGTGCCGATCGAAGGCGCGCTTGCCGGCGCGCTCGGGTTCGACACCACGCTGCAGGCCGATGCCTTCGCCAAGGGCGTGGCCTTCGCGTCACCCAATACGTTGATGGCCGTGCTGCGCGTGGTCGATCGCGTGTGGACGCGCGACAAGCTGCAGAAGCAGGCGCTGGAGATCAGCAAGACCGGCGGCCTGCTGCTGGATTCGGTGATCAACTTCCTGACCGATTTCGCGTCCGTCGGCGCGAGCCTCGACGGCGCGGCGAAGGCCTACAAGTCCGCGCGCGATCGCCTGGAGGATTCGGCGCAGGCGGTCATCCCGCGTGCGCGGCGCCTGGTGGAGCTCGGAGTGAAGAGCCGCAAGAAGCTGCCCGAGGCCCTGGTGCCGGACGAATTGGAATTCGACGAATCGCCGGACGCCTGA